ACTATACcgttttttccccttttttttctcaacagtttaaaattaccatgtatcatttaccatgtatcactagagtctaaagtatcacggctcaacaaatttaagggattttttgtaaatactaaatttgtcgggacagaatgaaattattgaattacactatgggattccttaaatttttactttattttaaatagagATGCTCTTCGAGTTAATAGGGAGTTTGAAGGGACTAAAGAAAGAGAACTatgaaaattcatatttttcattctCTATTATGAACGgagaataaaaatattgaattgaatatgttattttcattttaaaatttggaaTGTTATTTCTAAAACTAGTCCATATACAACGGTCAAAGTTTATAAGCGTAGACAATCACTAATTGATTagctaaattatatataaacaaatattaaatatatatatatatatatatatatatatacatatatatatataaaattatctaattaCGTAAATATTTCTATAATATTTACTAAAACTAGCTCATATACTATGGTCAAAGTTTGTAAGTATAGACGATCTCTAGTTGATTcgctaaattatataaaaacaaataccaacaaaaaaaattaaatattgagaAACTACACAGTTACATAAATATTTCTATCGTATTTACtaattttttcatagtttttaattatattttatgtcactaattaattattttattcaaatttaagtcaaatagatttatatatattgaaatactGAGATAGATGAGCGAGAATAGAAGGGAGGTGAGCGAGATTTGTCTATATATCTTAGACACTcatcaaatacatatatctcgTCCCATTTAATGGAGTATCTGGAATACCAAATACACAAgctttttaattgataaaatatgttCAAGGTAAGTCTTTGTGTATGAattaagttcatattcatgtaaaatgaaatttgaatttttctttgtaaCAAATGTAAATGTTACCATTAACAACCAAATTAATGCACCTAAAGAGCATTTAACTTTACAGCTACCCCCGTAGAAGGGCTATGTCtctaattacataaaaaaaaaatgctgAAATAACAAAACCTCCAACATATCtctagttaaataataaaatgctGAAATTACGAATCACATTTTTGATCTTTCCTAGTGTTTCTAACCATACCTAATCTAACACTGAAACTTAGCTTTATATGTgtggttgtagtttccataGTGACAGTAGTTCCCGTATGCAGTTTCCAATTCCTTACCTGCCACACTTGATAAACTATTGAACCTCAAAGTGCTGCAATTATTTCCTTGTTAAGTTGCTTCCTATGCTTCCTCCTGATTCGATTCAACACCTGTTTGACATTTCCCGATGAAATTTACACTCCAGCCGATTGAGTCATTGCTGTAATGAGTCCTTTATTCCAGTTACATTCAGAGAAAATGTGGTGTTATGTCTCTATAGCATGTTCATCAAGCTGCATGTTATGTTATCTACTGGTATATTCATCCTTTGTAGTCAATTTTTGTCAACAATCTACCGTGTACAGCTAACCATACTATAAATGTGTGTTGGTTGAGAGATGTTGTTCCATATCAGTTCCGCTATCCTCATTTTTCTCTGCATTCCTATCAATACAACATAACTATCTCCTGTTGAGTACTTTCCATTTGTTGTCAGGACATATTCTCCTTCCGGTAAAAGTATTCTTGCGGTGGTTTATACTCCCAGGTATCTTGATTATCCTTCATATCCATGTACCCATTTAACCCACAATACATCCTTTTTGACTATTAACTGCCATAAAAGTTTTCCCGCATACGTCACATTCCACAACTTGCTCCCCTTAATATTTAATCCACCAAACCTTAGGCGCACACACTTTATTCCAAGATACTAATGGTGTCTTCCTCTTATCCTCAATGCTACCCCATATTAGAATAGAGcttataacaaaatattaattctAAAGAATTTAAGTTTGTATGCACCAACAAGCTAAACCGCCAATTTTACATCACTTGTTTTATTTCAAGATCTATCAACACCAATGATTGAATTTTTTCTATATAGCTATTAATACTTGCTACTCTATTATGACTGACAACATTTTTTGACATTTCagaattataaaaaagaaattgaggttttttaaaattttgatgtgTTAAtccatataattattttttattttgaaagacTTCAATATGTTCCAAATTTAATGTGTCCATTTAAAACAATTTTGATAATCAGTACTCATTGTTGCGGCATGACTCACAACATTCttatgacattttatttttataacgGAGAAATCTTGTATtgatttactatatatattcacTGTAAGTTCTTTCTGTATGAGTTAAGTTCATATTCAtctaaaatgaaatttgaaaattttatttatttatttagttatctTGTCGGTATTTATTTATGGGCTTCTTTTACTTTGACATGTTGGCCAATCTTAATTACTGTGTCAGACGTTAGATTAAATATACAAAACGTATGTATCATTTATTTGCTTGTATATATGTAGTATTTATCGAATCAATTAGAGATCGTCCACGTACATcagttttgattaatatttggGTTTAGTTTTATCCAATAACATGTATACTAATACTTAAATTGAATAGAATGCGTAAAACTCCCATCCCCgatatttaaaatgataattttgatatgCAGCATACATTTGAATTTCAGTCgaagttttatttaatttcttaaattatctacttaattaaataatttacaaCTACAAATTGTCTGGACAATAAATGATATCTAAAGAGTCACTTTGTTCTCCAAATGAAGACAATTTTTAGTTGCGTTTGTGACTTGTGgagaagaaacaaaattttcGGTTTcacatttcatttcattatattaaaaagacTCATACATGACTCACTTTTATTActtaataaaaactaaaacacCAACTTTTTGTTACTCTAAAACTTGAACACAATAGATGCCCTATTCTATTTAGCTTGGGGGTTATTCCCCCTAGTAGAAGACAAGTACATGGAAAGAAAAGGGCGAGGTGACACAGGCCTATGgagattgttgttgttgttgttgttttgtttcAAAATGAACGAGTTGCTTCCAGATGCTTCCCCTGGATGATATATCCCAAAATTTCCATTGGAGTTGTTAGCAAAAGTTGGACCACCAAATGTGTAATTAGCGTAGCGaaaagaccttgatgatgaaccaACTTGATCATTGTTGTTAGAAGCAGTTGTTGTTGTCGTCCTTGTAGAATTAACTGTGACAGTTTGAATGTCATTGATGCTAGGGCGACGACGATCCACTGGAGTCTTACTAGTACGACGACAGAAGTACTTTTGAGCATGACTTGCCACCTGAGTCGGTGTCTTCGAAACAACATAGTGCCTTGAGATGCTTTTCCAATCTCCTCTACCAAATTTGTTAAGTCCCATAAGAAATAACCTACATATACCATGCCacgtgattaaaaaaaaatatttttatttttttaaagaatttaaagtttataCGCACCAACCAACAAGCTAATTTAATCGAAAATGATGCAGACAATAGAAGTAAATAAAATTCTTAAgggaaaaaaatagaatttaattaCGAGTGTTCTCCTGCAGTCCATGGAATTCCCCGTCGATGAGGTCGTGAATGACTGATTTGAACTGGAGGTGGTGGTTTGTCATTGAGATTGGCCTCCTTGTCTGATGAGTTATCAACAACATTTGTGTTTATCGAAGGATTCTCCATTTCAGCCTCTTTAAAGAGGTTTATGTAGAGGTTTTTCATTTCCTCCATGGATTTATGGGGGAATTTTGAAGCAACAAATTCGAAAAAAGTTTGAGAACCTAGGTTATTAAACCTAGAAAAAGCATTCTCAAAAACTTGTTTCTCCTCAGGAGTCCACTTATTGATCTGAGACAGATCAATGGTTGGCTCCTGGGGGTTTGAACTTTCTAGAAATTCAGGCCAATCCATTGAAACGCTTTTTACTAATAAAAACACAATTGATAATTGATGTGTTAGAGAGTCACATAGTGATGTCCTTTTATAGCCGAGGAAAGTCCTCTCAAATGCGACCAAAATTAATGCGTATTACACTCATTTATCCATCTTTGAATAAActcttttataattaaaaataaattaattttacttgACTCAAACAACGTATGTTTATGATAGGAGGGTGTATATAGTCCATATTTGATGTTAAAAtgtattattgttttttttctccCCCTTTAATTATTACTTCTACttaattaataagaaaagaaaataaaatatttcaagtaaATTACAATTACAACTACTACTGTTTTAGTTTGACCAAACAAATTACTGCCTTGCAAGTTGTGCAACTAAAACAAGTCATTgcaaaggaagaaaaaaaaacagccAAACTTCTTCTTGGGAAACATgtctaaatatttattattttttccctCTCCTTTAGATGTTATTTATTGTACTCCAAATGAAGAGAAATTGTAGTTGTAACTTCTTCACTAGACTAATATTAgcagtaaaaaattaaaactcttTTCTTTGTCAATTTTCACTGTTAAACGCTTGACATTTTGTACGAAACCACTTAAATCTCTAAACAAGTTAACGTACATGAATGATTATAAAAACGATggaaatgaataataaataattttacactaagcaaaattgaaaaaatacttTATTGTGTTCATAGCTTAGttcaaaaaatgtcatttttgttaataatttgGCCTAAAATGCTCATATTAGTATTTAACTGGATCAATTCTCACTATAGAATACTTGAACAAATGGACAACCACATCGTTGAAAGGAAGGAAAGAAAAATGTCTATGAAATcgaatcaaaatttattatgttCATACTTGGGTTCAAAATGTCTCTTTGTTAATAATTTGGCCTAAAatgcttatattattttttaatttgttcaatTCTCACCGTAAAGCACCTGACACTTTGCATAAGCCACTTAAATTCCCAAACAAGTGAACAGCCATAGAGTTGAAAGGAAGGAAAGAAAAATGTctatgaataattttaaaagcaaTGGAAaaggataataaataattttacacTAAGCAAAAtcgaaataaaatttattatgttcATAGTTTGGGTTAAAATGTCTTTTTGTTAATAATTTGGCCTAAAATGCTCATACTATTATGTATTTGGGTCACGCTTAACACCTTGCACAAATCGCTGAAATCCCAAACAAGTGAACAATCACAGAGTTGAAAGGGAGGAAATGTCTAAGGAATGAATTTAAAAGCAATTGAAAAGGATAACAAATAATATTACATTaagaaattgaataaaaatttattttgttcatgatttgattcaaaaatgtcttttatttgttaataattttgTCTAAAATGctcatattaatatttaattggaTCAACTTGACATTTTGCGCAAATCACTTAAATCATCAAACAAGAGAACAACCATATAGTTGAAAGGGAAGAAACAAAAATGTctataaaaattgaaaagcaATGGAAAAGGATAATAAGTAATTTTACACCAAACAAAATCGAATAAAAATTTATCGTGAGCATAGTTTAGTTTAAAAATGTTCTTTTTGTTAATAATTTGACCCAAAATGCTCaaaattattgtttaatttgGTCAATTCTCACTATAGAACACGTGACACTTTGCACAAACCACTTAAATCACCAAACAAGTGAACAACCATAGAATtgaaagggagaaaagaaaaatgtctaggaaaaaataattttacactAGGAAAAAATCGAATCAAAATTTGTTATGTTCATAGTTTTGTTCAAAATGtcttttttgttaataatttgACCTAAATTTCTTAGTTATTATTCTCAGTGACACTTTGcacaaataacttaaattctaAAACAAGTGAAAAATCGTAGAGTtgaaaggaagaaaagaaaaatgcccataaataattttaaaagcaaTGAAATAGGATAGGAAATAATTTTACACTAAGCAACatagaataaaattttattttgttcatagtaatttgattcaaaaatatcttcttttttttaagaatcTGGCCTAAATTgctcatattattatttaattttgtcaatTAGAACACTTTGCGCAAAACACTTAAATTACGAAACAAGTGAACAGTAATTGAGTTGAAAGGGAGGAAACAAAAATAACCATGAATAATATTAAAAGCAATGGAAAAggataacaaataattttacacTAGGCCAAAtcgaataataaaaaattattgtgttCATAGTTTGgttcaaaaatgtattttttttttgttaataatttgGTTCAAAATgtctaaattattatttaaaaggaTCAATTCTCACTTTAGAACACTTGACACTTTGCACAAACCACTTAAATCCCTAATTAAGTGAACAACCATATAGTTGAAAGGGAGGAAAGAAAAATGTCTATGAATGATTTTAGAAGCAATTGAAAAtgataacaaataattttacacTAAGCAAAATCGAATAAAAATTTGTTATGTTCATAGTTTAgtttaaaatgtctttttgttaataattcaaCCTAAAATgcttatattaatatttgataggATCAATTCTAATGACATTTTATACAAACCACTTAAATTTTCGAACAAGTAAATAACCATAGAGTTGGAAggggtaaaagaaaaatgttcatga
This window of the Solanum pennellii chromosome 2, SPENNV200 genome carries:
- the LOC107010119 gene encoding transcription factor SRM1-like, coding for MDWPEFLESSNPQEPTIDLSQINKWTPEEKQVFENAFSRFNNLGSQTFFEFVASKFPHKSMEEMKNLYINLFKEAEMENPSINTNVVDNSSDKEANLNDKPPPPVQISHSRPHRRGIPWTAGEHSLFLMGLNKFGRGDWKSISRHYVVSKTPTQVASHAQKYFCRRTSKTPVDRRRPSINDIQTVTVNSTRTTTTTASNNNDQVGSSSRSFRYANYTFGGPTFANNSNGNFGIYHPGEASGSNSFILKQNNNNNNNLHRPVSPRPFLSMYLSSTRGNNPQAK